DNA sequence from the Cohnella herbarum genome:
CCGATTCTCGGCGGCGTTACGTTGTTCTTGTTCGCCGCGGCGGTCTTTCCGATCTTGCTCTTGTTGATGCAATCCTTCATGTTGAACGAAGGAGATTATAGCTTCGGTAACTTCACGACGCATTTCTGGAACGGCGAATCCAATTCCCACATCGCTTCGGGCGAGGTCGGAGTACTTAAGAACGATCACATCGGACAGGCGCTGAGCAACTCGCTCAAGGTAGCCTTTATCGGAGCCGGAGCGGCGTCGCTAATCGGGCTGATCTTCGGTTACATCATCACCAAGTCGAGAAAGACGCTCTCTTCCAAAATGGTAGAACAGCTGTCGTTTTTGCCTTATTTGATTCCCGGAATCTCTCTGTCGGCCATCTATCTTTCCATGTTCGCCCAACCTAAGTTTCTGATGCCGGCTCTGTACGGAACGTTAGGCATCATCATTCTCATTACCATCGTTAAGGAGCTTCCGTTCGCGACAAGGGCCGGAACGAGCACGATGTTCCAGATCAGCGGCGAGTTGGAGGAGGCGGCCGTCATCCAAGGAGCGGGCTGGTTCAGGCGGTTTATCCGAATTATCGTGCCTTTAAGCTGGAAAGGGGTCGTGAGCGCATTTTTGCTCCTGTTCATAGGAGCGATGAAAGAATTGGATTTGATCATTCTATTGATTACGCCCAAGACAGGAACATTAACGACGCTTACGTTCGAATATGCGGACAAAGGATACCAGCAGTATTCCGATGCGATCATACTGATCATCGTCGCGATTATCCTTACGACGCATTTCTTGGCGACAAAATTCGCAAAAGCCGACATTTCCAAAGGCATTGGAGGATAACATGAGCAGAATCGAGCTAAAAGGGATCAATAAGTATTTCGACAAAAACCATATTCTGAAAGACCTGAACCTCGTGATCGAGGATGGGGATTTCATGACCCTTCTTGGTCCTTCAGGCTGCGGCAAGACGACTACGCTCCGGGTCATCACTGGGCTTGAGAATCCGGAGCAAGGAATCATTACGATCAACGATAAGGAAATGGTTCACGGAGAAAACCACTTCTACGCCGCCCCGTCCAAGCGAGGATTAAACTTGGTTTTCCAGAGCTATGCATTGTGGCCTCATATGACCGTGTACGAGAATGTGGCTTTCGGATTGAATATGCAGAGGGTATCGAAGACGAAAACTCGAGAGAGAGTCGAGAACGCCTTAGAACGGATGCGGATATTACCTTATAAGGACCGTTATCCGTCCGAATTGTCCGGGGGGCAGCAGCAGAGGGTCGCCATAGCCCGTGCGATCGTAACGGAGCCGAAAATATTGCTTCTCGACGAGCCGTTGTCCAATCTGGACGCCAAGCTCCGCTTGGATATGAGAGCCGAACTGAAGCGTCTCCATCGCGAATTGAAAACGACGATCATTTACGTGACGCACGACCAGGTCGAAGCGCTTACGATGTCGACGAAGATCGCCGTTTTCTTCGAAGGAAATTTGGTTCAGGTAGGCTCTCCGAAAGAAATCTATCATTGTCCGTCCGACATTCGGGTTGCCGACTTCATCGGAAATCCGAAAATCAACTTCGTGGACGCCGATGCCGCCGCTTACAGTGATTCGCTTCGGGTCGAATCGGCGATAGGCA
Encoded proteins:
- a CDS encoding ABC transporter ATP-binding protein — encoded protein: MSRIELKGINKYFDKNHILKDLNLVIEDGDFMTLLGPSGCGKTTTLRVITGLENPEQGIITINDKEMVHGENHFYAAPSKRGLNLVFQSYALWPHMTVYENVAFGLNMQRVSKTKTRERVENALERMRILPYKDRYPSELSGGQQQRVAIARAIVTEPKILLLDEPLSNLDAKLRLDMRAELKRLHRELKTTIIYVTHDQVEALTMSTKIAVFFEGNLVQVGSPKEIYHCPSDIRVADFIGNPKINFVDADAAAYSDSLRVESAIGTLAIPNRQPFNGKAVLSIYPEDIRISTERTETGIPCIVDSVLPAGSETLIQMSAEGNISLLAKMIGEIDLEIGKPVWIAFPLEKVNVYDKETGKLVARSLSS